TTTGTCATTTCATGACACACTCTGTCATGACAGAGAAGTCCTTACTGACAATTGACTTACGTAATATTTTTGGCCATAAAATAACAATTTATATACAATATTGTATGATTACCAGGTATTTAATAACTATTTGCTAGTGCACATCTTTTTTCACAGATTAATGTGAGATGTTCACAATATGTAGTTTTTGAAAACTGGAATACTCTGATTATCTTGCCCTACTCATATGGCACGAACGTTGCTCTTACCAAATCGAGGCTTTGTCAGGATATTGTTTGGATGGCATGACGTTTATTCTTTTTCGCATTGCCTTTCCGCTAGCTTTCGCTCAGCACTCTGGCGAAGCCTCACCAAACTATCAGGATGGGCCCGAGGATTCGGGTTGTTTATAGTCAATTATCAGCCAATCAATAACCGGCATCGTAGACGGAGGAATATAATCACATGAAGGATCCTATCGCCATTGGTCTTTTCGGCTTCGCCGTACCCTTATTTATCATTGGCGCCGTTTTTTACGGCATCGTTCCGCTTGCAGGTCTAGGCACCTTGTTGGCACTGTCGTTTGCCTTTGGAGCTGCAGAGATGTTCGTCGCCGGGGGTTTCACCTACCAACTGCCAAACTCTTACATTGCAACAGTATTCTTTACCTACGGATCTTTTTTTCTGGCCTTTGCAATCGCTGCAATCAGTGGTGGCTTGGCGGCAACGATGAAGAGCGCGCCCGAATTGCTCGCGATCTGGTTCGCCCTTATGGCTCTCATCACCCTAATTTTCTTCTTGGCGTCCCTGCGCGCCAATGTCGGACTGGTGCTGCTTTTTGGTATCCTCTGCGTGGCCTTCATTC
The window above is part of the Acidithiobacillus acidisediminis genome. Proteins encoded here:
- a CDS encoding GPR1/FUN34/YaaH family transporter; its protein translation is MKDPIAIGLFGFAVPLFIIGAVFYGIVPLAGLGTLLALSFAFGAAEMFVAGGFTYQLPNSYIATVFFTYGSFFLAFAIAAISGGLAATMKSAPELLAIWFALMALITLIFFLASLRANVGLVLLFGILCVAFI